From a region of the Flavobacterium branchiarum genome:
- a CDS encoding S8 family serine peptidase, translating to MEKKILSLIMVLFIVLGWAQNASEKDYSVSINGNKISTTANFKQQVKEIKNSTSKKQIPKREYTLVQFTKMPSIQEQQKLKKQGVNLLSYLSNNAYYVAIDSEFYSKGAASDNIRAIITIDPKYKLDQMLANSVIPDYALEGNNIKVVISYFKGVNPNDISKDLTNIFVKGIKIEEPFSQIYLQVSKEKLDEIAKFNWVQNIDLIPPPVESDNKPGVTSHKANVLGSTIPGLGYGLTGKGVKVGIWDGNLEEHKDHTGRVTIKEYESNSSHGEHVSGTIGGAGLLDPIAKGMAPEVKMYGWNFNTQSNGLSVASERLKSIAEDGIEITSNSYGILISSGYNTYRYNGNDYGDDYVTAMNPYLLNIYSNGNAQTANLPSGFNTSTKNSKNSLHVAANDPNDLISNYSSFGPTIDGRLVPQIAAVGTDVYSLDYSNSYQVMSGTSMATPGTTGTVALLYERYKNIYGEKPLASLMKALVTNTAKDVGNPGPDYKYGFGNLNGLRAVKVLDKKMFYTGTVSNGASVEKQITVPAGLVSLKVMLAYSDLPGTLGAGLIQVNDLDIKVVKDGVTILPWVLNPTTPGANAVRGVDTKNNIEQVTLDNPAPGTYKIIVTGTEIPLDSQEFSVVYDFVAPELILTYPMGGEKFNPDTTEYIRWDYEGEPKTFTVEYSVDGGINYATIAKDVPATARNFEWKVPSSIVANAKIRVSAGSKVSTSKEIFNIIAEPKNLVIAPSVCGTSSYKMDWDPIVGAKYEVLKLNGYKFDVVATVTDPTYTFNNLTVSEDNWFSVRTVDIATGIVSERVRAVNVEPVSQPVLNALSLPFVEDFNNRKATNYVFSKGSTGDIKYEYINAQLLDGVKMQGSNAVAVSPWVASTETNAFINNLDYIKKVSFCDIDATSLTGKNIKMTFNLLWNSVGSVNKNFFRVLVNGSPISSHLNKSVYGGTQLTGNAELTYDLSAYAGTTFSVVFEAVSDNDVIIANNDYVFNSVSIDNINFFEASGTDLKLTSLIPNAGFTATEVVKIKVFNNSPVAISDIPVSYKINGGAEVIETIAGPVNPLSEISYDFVQTANFLTLGKYTVVANVNYTGDQVTENNTMTKVVYNSGTDVLMGSVASITTCSSVFTDSGTRYDNYGDGVTQTITFIPLTAGNSINVNFSNFDLEADYDFMYVYNGANTSAPLLGKYTGNTLPPSLTSTAAGGELTFRFVSDEAVNEKGWIADITCVAKPVVNDVSVVAIVKPEIIGKKSNESIVSIRVSNLGSVALIDYPVFYQVNEGEKVTGVVPSIPGNGTVNFTFPTKADLSIVGKKYVIKSGTDMTDNSIEKTVYNDNELPTHTNTNGYAISKFKWDEFVNTSGTTPYSDFKNLKIPVYAGFTYQPEATITITGVPLAKDISATNVGVFTMIVIDLNGDGDLTDEFYAGNFWINTVATSPSPAIKSTLSAHYFRNNLTLTGGLTIPANTAPGEKLMRVIQMYRSPNEYYNVNLGPTFDGVTTSNNNFEIEEYTIDVLPFTAINASVEKIVAPIKPGNKPVTVTAVIRNLSNVPISNFPIAYKVNGENEVVQNVVGPIAASGTATVSFVTKADLSALGDYVVDVYTKLVGDTDPANDLKSVTLTHVQNSATNVVGTFDGIDDFVKSDVTPALNISNNYTFEAWINQKESGIYGRILDKGTISVFVHNANQLGTYKENSLVLSIATATGFYYINTLTNSIKQNTWHHIAFTVSITNVYTVYIDGVSVPFTSTGVAGPASTNATSPAYIGNNAGLARGFNGNIDEVRIWTGVRSQLTIRANALTKYPVDVPSLLAYYPFSEGNKQFVFDGSLNDNTGVVTNADTDGIGEGKFWNVPVLLQKIDFVDQISSSYDKATRTFTVLLKDGADITKAVANFTVGMQSVVIIKENMQMSGVTPNDYTTPLILTVEGVGFNTGITERYTIKMAVGLNKESKLISYDFKTASNPGLTQEINTDIVGHNVTKTVPFGVDVSNLIADFTVSLGAELHIDGEKQLNSKSVNSDYKDSFFVTVISEDKLSKTNYTVTLNASNSEASLLSYSVANQVGVTVIDPVSKTVRVYVNNDANLSALIPNFQVSSFATLRIGTYIQNSGVTILNYTLPVLYNVMAQNGTIENWTVIIERAKPTITLTGNTLVSLDKGCPYVEAGYVAKDNLDVDISSEVLVSGIVDVNTPGQYILIYTAKDALQNTSVAIRTINVSSTVCTLGIDTNEIDGFVIYPNPVKDGKVYVQTTSPSPKNIVIADMAGKIVFTTKTEHKELDIRKLPTGVYIIKVEQEGKTATQKLIVE from the coding sequence ATGGAAAAAAAAATACTAAGCTTAATTATGGTGCTTTTTATTGTTTTAGGATGGGCACAGAATGCTTCTGAGAAGGATTATTCTGTTTCTATAAATGGAAATAAAATCTCAACTACAGCAAATTTTAAGCAGCAAGTTAAAGAGATTAAAAACAGTACTAGCAAAAAGCAAATTCCTAAAAGGGAATATACTTTGGTACAGTTTACAAAAATGCCTTCGATACAGGAACAGCAAAAATTAAAAAAACAAGGAGTAAATTTGCTTAGCTATTTATCTAATAATGCTTATTATGTAGCAATTGATTCTGAGTTTTATAGCAAAGGGGCTGCTTCTGATAATATAAGAGCGATAATTACAATTGATCCAAAATATAAATTAGATCAAATGCTTGCAAACAGCGTTATTCCTGATTACGCTTTAGAAGGAAACAATATTAAAGTTGTAATCAGTTATTTTAAAGGAGTTAATCCAAATGATATTTCAAAGGATTTAACAAATATATTTGTTAAGGGAATCAAAATCGAAGAACCGTTTAGTCAAATTTATTTGCAGGTTTCTAAAGAGAAATTAGATGAAATTGCAAAATTTAATTGGGTTCAAAACATAGATTTGATTCCTCCACCGGTTGAAAGTGATAACAAACCAGGGGTAACTTCGCATAAAGCAAACGTATTAGGATCTACTATTCCAGGATTAGGGTATGGACTAACAGGAAAAGGAGTCAAAGTTGGTATTTGGGATGGAAATCTAGAAGAACACAAAGATCACACAGGTAGAGTAACCATCAAAGAATATGAATCAAATTCATCACACGGAGAACATGTGTCTGGAACTATCGGAGGAGCAGGGTTATTAGACCCAATAGCAAAAGGGATGGCGCCAGAGGTGAAGATGTATGGCTGGAATTTTAATACTCAGTCCAATGGTTTATCTGTAGCAAGTGAAAGATTAAAATCAATTGCAGAAGATGGAATCGAAATCACATCGAATTCTTACGGAATACTTATCAGTTCTGGTTATAATACTTATAGATATAACGGGAATGATTATGGAGATGATTATGTTACGGCAATGAATCCTTATCTTTTAAATATATACTCTAATGGAAATGCGCAAACGGCAAATCTACCAAGCGGATTTAATACTTCTACAAAAAATTCAAAAAACTCATTACATGTTGCTGCTAATGATCCAAATGATTTAATTAGTAATTATAGTAGTTTTGGACCTACAATTGATGGTCGTTTAGTACCTCAAATCGCTGCAGTTGGTACCGATGTGTATTCATTAGATTATAGTAATTCGTACCAAGTAATGAGTGGAACCTCTATGGCTACACCAGGAACTACAGGAACGGTAGCCTTACTATATGAAAGGTATAAAAATATTTATGGTGAAAAACCATTGGCTTCATTAATGAAAGCTTTGGTTACTAACACAGCAAAAGATGTAGGTAATCCGGGTCCTGATTATAAATATGGTTTTGGAAATTTAAATGGCTTAAGAGCAGTTAAAGTTTTAGATAAAAAAATGTTCTATACAGGTACTGTTTCAAACGGAGCGTCTGTAGAAAAACAAATTACAGTTCCTGCAGGATTGGTTTCTTTAAAAGTAATGCTTGCATATTCAGATCTTCCTGGAACACTAGGGGCAGGTTTAATTCAGGTTAATGATTTAGATATTAAGGTGGTAAAGGATGGGGTGACTATTCTGCCATGGGTTTTAAATCCAACAACTCCAGGTGCAAATGCAGTAAGAGGTGTGGATACTAAGAATAATATAGAACAAGTAACTTTAGATAATCCAGCACCAGGAACTTACAAAATCATTGTTACAGGTACAGAAATTCCGTTAGATAGCCAAGAATTTTCAGTTGTATATGATTTTGTAGCTCCAGAATTAATCCTTACCTATCCTATGGGAGGAGAAAAATTTAATCCAGACACAACCGAATATATTCGTTGGGATTATGAAGGGGAACCTAAAACGTTTACTGTCGAATATTCTGTAGATGGTGGAATTAATTACGCAACAATTGCAAAAGATGTACCAGCAACTGCAAGAAATTTTGAGTGGAAAGTTCCTTCTAGTATAGTAGCAAATGCTAAGATAAGAGTAAGTGCGGGTTCGAAAGTTTCCACTTCAAAAGAAATATTTAACATTATTGCTGAGCCTAAAAATTTAGTTATTGCACCTTCAGTATGTGGTACATCATCTTATAAAATGGATTGGGATCCTATTGTTGGAGCAAAATACGAGGTTTTAAAATTGAATGGATATAAATTTGATGTTGTAGCTACGGTTACAGATCCTACTTATACATTTAATAATCTAACAGTAAGCGAGGATAATTGGTTCTCTGTTCGTACAGTAGATATTGCTACAGGAATAGTTTCAGAACGAGTTAGAGCTGTAAATGTAGAGCCAGTTTCTCAGCCTGTTTTAAATGCTTTAAGCTTGCCATTTGTTGAGGATTTTAATAATAGAAAAGCAACTAATTATGTTTTCTCTAAAGGATCAACAGGAGATATTAAATACGAGTATATCAATGCACAATTATTGGATGGTGTAAAAATGCAAGGATCAAATGCTGTAGCTGTATCTCCTTGGGTTGCAAGCACTGAGACAAATGCATTTATTAATAATTTGGATTATATTAAAAAGGTTTCTTTTTGCGATATAGATGCGACAAGTCTTACGGGTAAGAATATCAAAATGACATTTAATTTATTATGGAATAGTGTTGGCTCAGTTAATAAAAACTTTTTTAGAGTTTTGGTAAACGGAAGCCCAATAAGTAGTCATTTAAATAAAAGTGTATATGGCGGAACACAATTAACTGGTAATGCAGAATTGACATATGATTTATCTGCTTATGCGGGTACAACGTTTAGCGTTGTATTTGAAGCTGTAAGCGATAATGATGTAATTATAGCAAATAATGATTATGTTTTCAATTCAGTTTCTATTGATAATATTAATTTCTTTGAAGCTTCGGGAACTGATTTAAAATTAACTTCTTTAATTCCAAATGCTGGATTTACAGCAACTGAGGTAGTAAAAATTAAAGTTTTTAATAATTCACCAGTGGCTATAAGTGATATACCTGTTTCTTATAAAATTAATGGAGGTGCAGAAGTAATTGAGACAATTGCTGGGCCAGTTAATCCGTTAAGTGAGATATCTTATGATTTTGTACAAACAGCAAATTTCTTAACCCTAGGTAAATATACCGTAGTAGCTAATGTAAATTATACAGGAGATCAAGTAACGGAGAATAATACAATGACTAAAGTTGTTTATAATTCAGGTACCGATGTTTTGATGGGATCGGTTGCGAGTATAACGACTTGTTCATCAGTATTTACAGATTCAGGTACACGTTATGATAACTATGGAGACGGGGTTACTCAAACGATAACATTTATTCCTTTAACAGCTGGTAATAGTATAAATGTGAACTTTAGCAATTTTGATCTTGAGGCTGATTATGATTTTATGTACGTTTACAATGGTGCAAACACAAGCGCTCCATTATTAGGAAAGTATACAGGAAATACTTTACCTCCATCATTGACTTCTACCGCCGCTGGTGGGGAATTAACATTTAGGTTTGTTTCTGATGAAGCTGTAAATGAAAAAGGTTGGATTGCAGATATTACTTGTGTTGCAAAACCAGTTGTAAATGACGTAAGTGTAGTTGCTATTGTAAAACCAGAGATTATCGGGAAAAAATCAAATGAAAGTATTGTCTCTATTAGAGTTAGTAATTTAGGGTCAGTTGCATTGATAGATTACCCTGTGTTTTATCAAGTGAATGAGGGAGAGAAAGTTACAGGCGTTGTACCTTCTATTCCTGGTAATGGAACTGTAAATTTTACTTTCCCTACCAAAGCAGATTTATCTATTGTTGGAAAAAAGTATGTCATTAAAAGTGGTACTGATATGACTGATAATAGCATTGAAAAAACGGTCTATAATGATAATGAATTGCCAACACATACTAATACTAATGGATATGCAATTTCTAAATTTAAATGGGATGAGTTTGTAAATACTTCTGGTACTACCCCTTATTCGGATTTTAAGAATTTAAAAATCCCAGTATATGCAGGATTTACTTATCAGCCCGAGGCAACGATTACGATAACAGGAGTTCCACTTGCAAAAGATATATCAGCAACAAACGTAGGTGTTTTTACAATGATTGTTATTGATTTAAATGGCGATGGTGACTTAACAGACGAGTTTTATGCAGGTAATTTCTGGATAAATACTGTAGCAACATCACCTTCTCCGGCAATTAAGTCAACATTAAGTGCACATTATTTCAGAAATAATTTAACGTTGACAGGAGGATTAACAATTCCTGCTAATACGGCACCAGGTGAAAAATTAATGAGAGTGATACAAATGTATCGTTCACCAAATGAATATTATAATGTGAACCTTGGACCTACATTTGATGGGGTAACAACTTCAAATAATAATTTTGAAATAGAAGAATACACGATTGATGTATTGCCGTTTACAGCTATTAATGCAAGTGTAGAGAAAATCGTAGCGCCCATTAAGCCAGGTAATAAGCCAGTTACTGTAACGGCTGTGATACGTAATCTATCCAATGTTCCAATCTCAAATTTTCCAATAGCATATAAAGTTAATGGAGAAAATGAGGTAGTGCAAAATGTTGTAGGGCCTATCGCAGCCTCAGGAACAGCTACGGTTTCATTTGTAACCAAAGCAGATTTAAGTGCTCTTGGGGATTATGTAGTTGATGTGTATACTAAATTAGTAGGTGATACAGATCCTGCAAATGATCTAAAATCGGTAACATTAACACATGTTCAAAATAGTGCTACAAATGTAGTAGGAACATTTGACGGGATAGATGATTTTGTAAAGAGTGATGTTACTCCAGCTTTAAATATTAGTAACAATTATACATTCGAAGCATGGATTAACCAAAAGGAATCAGGTATTTATGGGAGAATTTTAGATAAAGGTACTATATCAGTATTTGTGCATAATGCTAATCAGTTAGGTACTTACAAAGAAAATAGCTTAGTGCTTTCTATAGCCACAGCGACGGGATTTTATTATATAAACACACTAACTAATTCTATTAAGCAGAATACTTGGCATCATATCGCTTTTACTGTGAGTATAACCAATGTTTATACTGTTTATATAGATGGGGTTTCAGTTCCATTTACAAGCACTGGTGTAGCCGGGCCTGCGAGTACAAATGCCACATCGCCTGCATATATAGGTAATAATGCTGGTTTGGCACGAGGTTTTAATGGTAATATAGATGAAGTTCGTATTTGGACAGGTGTTCGTAGTCAGCTGACGATTAGAGCAAATGCATTGACAAAGTATCCAGTAGACGTACCAAGTTTACTAGCTTATTATCCATTTTCTGAAGGAAATAAGCAATTTGTTTTTGATGGCTCATTAAATGATAATACAGGAGTAGTAACAAATGCAGATACAGATGGTATAGGGGAAGGCAAATTCTGGAACGTTCCAGTTTTGTTACAAAAAATTGATTTTGTTGATCAGATTTCATCGTCTTATGATAAAGCAACAAGAACCTTTACGGTCCTATTAAAAGATGGGGCTGATATAACTAAAGCAGTTGCTAATTTCACCGTAGGTATGCAAAGTGTAGTAATAATAAAAGAAAATATGCAAATGAGTGGAGTTACACCTAATGACTATACAACCCCGCTTATTTTAACGGTCGAAGGAGTTGGGTTTAACACTGGAATTACAGAAAGGTACACTATAAAAATGGCTGTTGGTTTAAATAAGGAAAGCAAATTGATTTCTTATGATTTTAAAACAGCTTCTAATCCTGGGTTAACTCAAGAAATTAATACAGATATAGTAGGTCATAATGTTACTAAAACAGTACCGTTTGGAGTTGATGTATCAAATCTAATTGCAGACTTTACTGTTTCGCTAGGGGCAGAATTACATATAGATGGAGAAAAACAATTAAACTCAAAATCGGTTAATTCAGATTACAAAGATAGTTTCTTTGTAACAGTAATTTCTGAGGATAAGCTTTCAAAAACTAATTATACAGTAACGTTGAATGCTAGTAACTCCGAAGCAAGTCTTCTATCGTACTCAGTAGCAAACCAAGTAGGGGTAACTGTAATAGATCCAGTTTCAAAAACTGTAAGAGTGTACGTTAACAATGATGCTAATTTAAGTGCATTGATTCCAAATTTTCAAGTATCTAGTTTTGCAACATTGCGTATAGGTACCTATATACAAAATAGCGGAGTTACTATACTAAACTACACTTTGCCTGTATTATATAATGTAATGGCGCAAAATGGAACTATCGAAAATTGGACAGTTATAATTGAGAGAGCTAAACCTACAATTACTCTTACTGGTAATACACTAGTTTCTTTGGATAAAGGATGTCCATATGTAGAAGCTGGTTATGTTGCCAAAGATAATTTAGATGTAGACATTTCTTCAGAAGTATTGGTTTCAGGAATAGTTGACGTTAATACACCAGGGCAATACATTTTGATTTATACTGCCAAAGATGCATTGCAAAATACATCTGTAGCAATTCGTACAATAAATGTATCGTCAACAGTTTGTACGTTAGGTATAGATACAAATGAAATTGATGGGTTTGTCATTTATCCAAATCCTGTAAAAGACGGAAAGGTATATGTGCAAACAACATCTCCTAGTCCTAAGAATATTGTAATAGCTGATATGGCTGGAAAAATAGTTTTCACAACCAAAACAGAACATAAAGAATTAGATATTCGTAAACTGCCAACAGGAGTTTATATTATAAAAGTTGAGCAAGAAGGTAAAACAGCTACTCAAAAGCTTATTGTCGAATAA
- a CDS encoding LamG-like jellyroll fold domain-containing protein has product MKRNLLNLIVMFLTILGWSQNSSEADSIITINENKISTKTDLNVPGEYGTEVYNQLAGDTDAINDSKSITIKDIPNHTTNVMGTFDGLDDFMLIDHNSALNLTNNYTFEAWVNQEESTGFGGIIDKGSVQLFIHNKTNLTSYNENSLVLSIATAKGAYVINTKKNSIKQNSWHHIVYRVSTTNIYKIYIDGVSVPFTTTGTAGAATSNVTSPAYIGNNPVLTGGLKGAIDEIRIWTGVRSQAVIKANAMTKYIGNELKLKAYYPFSEGDNKYVHDYSINDNTAVVTNADTDGIGEDKFWNVPVLLQKIEFVNQLSSSYDATTKTYTILLKKGTDITTAVAKFSLNMQSIAKINSVTQKSGNTKNDYTNPVTFTVEGVGFNTGIIEAYTLNIIGNLNTKSKLLSYDFKTASNPELTEDINAKIVGNTGTIKLSYEVNLSNLIADFTVSPGAELYIDGLQQLNSKTNSFDYAESFQVTVISEDKLSQTNYTIILDTKPLEPLDTKSSETNIIAYSVVNQLGTSVINQDLKTIQVFVDNNANLSALIPSFQISDFATLRMGTHVQNSGVTTLNYILPVVYNVTAQNGTIENWTVIIEKVKPIITLVGNSVVYLNKGCPYFEAGYTTKDNLDVDISTEVLISGTVDVDVPGEYTLSYSIKDALNKDPLVTRTIKVLTSVCALSINKNEIKGFVVYPNPVKDGKLYIEAASTNIKNVMIFDLTGKMVFRIETEHKELNILRLSAGAYIIKVEQDGNTYTKKLLIE; this is encoded by the coding sequence ATGAAGAGAAATTTACTTAACCTAATTGTAATGTTTTTGACTATTTTGGGATGGTCCCAAAATAGTTCTGAGGCTGATTCTATTATTACTATAAATGAAAATAAAATTTCAACTAAAACAGATTTAAATGTTCCAGGAGAATATGGCACTGAAGTATATAATCAATTAGCAGGTGACACAGACGCAATAAATGATTCTAAATCAATTACAATAAAAGATATTCCTAATCATACTACAAATGTAATGGGAACTTTTGATGGATTAGATGACTTTATGTTGATTGATCATAATTCAGCTTTGAATCTGACCAATAATTATACATTCGAAGCATGGGTTAATCAGGAAGAATCCACTGGTTTTGGAGGGATTATTGATAAAGGTTCGGTTCAGCTTTTTATACATAACAAAACAAACTTAACATCTTATAATGAAAATAGTTTAGTACTTTCAATAGCTACCGCAAAGGGGGCGTATGTTATAAACACAAAAAAGAATTCAATTAAGCAAAATAGTTGGCATCATATAGTTTATAGAGTAAGTACAACTAATATTTATAAAATATATATAGATGGAGTTTCAGTTCCTTTTACGACTACTGGAACTGCTGGAGCAGCGACATCAAATGTAACTTCTCCTGCTTATATAGGTAATAATCCTGTGTTAACAGGTGGTTTAAAAGGTGCTATCGATGAAATACGTATTTGGACAGGAGTTCGTAGTCAAGCAGTAATAAAAGCTAATGCAATGACTAAATATATTGGAAATGAATTGAAGTTAAAAGCTTATTATCCCTTTTCAGAAGGAGATAATAAGTATGTTCATGATTATTCAATAAATGATAATACGGCTGTTGTGACAAATGCTGATACAGATGGTATAGGAGAGGATAAATTTTGGAATGTTCCTGTTTTATTGCAAAAAATTGAATTTGTAAATCAACTTTCATCATCATATGACGCAACTACCAAAACGTATACAATTCTATTAAAGAAAGGAACAGATATAACTACTGCTGTTGCTAAATTCTCCTTAAATATGCAAAGCATTGCAAAAATAAACAGTGTAACTCAAAAAAGTGGTAATACAAAAAATGACTATACCAACCCCGTCACCTTTACTGTAGAAGGAGTAGGTTTTAATACTGGAATTATAGAGGCTTATACGTTAAATATTATAGGTAATTTAAATACAAAAAGTAAGTTGCTATCTTATGATTTTAAAACGGCATCTAATCCTGAGTTAACAGAGGATATAAATGCAAAAATTGTTGGCAATACGGGGACTATAAAGTTATCATATGAAGTTAATCTATCAAATTTAATTGCAGATTTTACAGTTTCACCAGGTGCGGAACTATATATTGATGGTTTACAACAATTAAATTCGAAAACTAATTCGTTTGATTATGCAGAGAGTTTTCAGGTAACTGTAATTTCAGAAGATAAGTTATCTCAAACCAACTATACCATAATTTTAGATACAAAGCCCCTAGAACCATTAGATACAAAAAGTTCTGAAACAAATATTATAGCATATTCGGTTGTAAATCAGTTAGGCACAAGTGTAATAAATCAGGATTTAAAGACAATACAAGTGTTTGTTGACAACAATGCCAATTTAAGCGCATTAATTCCAAGTTTTCAAATATCGGATTTTGCAACCTTACGTATGGGTACTCATGTTCAAAACAGTGGTGTCACAACATTGAATTATATTCTACCTGTAGTATATAATGTAACGGCACAAAATGGTACAATCGAAAATTGGACAGTAATAATTGAGAAGGTCAAACCAATAATTACTCTTGTAGGAAATTCTGTTGTTTATTTAAATAAAGGATGTCCATATTTTGAAGCTGGCTACACTACCAAAGATAATTTAGATGTAGATATAAGCACAGAAGTATTAATTTCAGGTACAGTTGATGTTGACGTACCAGGCGAGTATACCTTGAGCTATAGTATAAAAGATGCATTAAATAAGGATCCTTTAGTAACTCGTACAATAAAAGTATTAACATCTGTATGCGCTCTAAGTATAAATAAAAATGAAATTAAAGGATTTGTTGTTTATCCAAATCCCGTAAAAGATGGAAAACTTTACATAGAAGCAGCATCGACTAATATAAAGAATGTTATGATATTTGATTTAACAGGTAAAATGGTTTTTAGAATTGAAACCGAACACAAAGAGTTGAATATTCTGAGGCTTTCCGCTGGTGCTTATATAATCAAGGTAGAACAAGATGGGAATACATATACCAAAAAACTGCTTATTGAATAA
- a CDS encoding DUF4294 domain-containing protein: MKFRTYLFCFFLVSFIGHSQIEKNNPLQMGYVLTEKDSILNDTIQLPEIIISKEKLDPEAQKQFLILQNRVYKTYPFARLASDRLVALNKGMARLSSNREKKKYFKIVEDYLNNEFEGKLKKLSRKQGQILVKLIHRQTGTTTFELVKTLKSGWKAFWANTTANVFDISLKTEYAPYEVNEDYLIETILLRAFESGRLQYQAPAHPVDYNDLSERWQEKAKELKQKK; the protein is encoded by the coding sequence ATGAAGTTTAGAACCTATTTATTTTGCTTTTTTTTAGTCTCTTTTATTGGTCATTCCCAAATCGAAAAAAATAATCCTTTGCAAATGGGGTATGTATTGACCGAAAAGGATTCTATTTTAAATGATACAATTCAATTGCCTGAGATTATTATTTCAAAGGAAAAGCTAGATCCTGAAGCGCAAAAGCAGTTTTTAATTCTACAAAATAGAGTTTATAAAACGTATCCATTTGCCAGATTAGCTTCGGATAGGTTAGTGGCACTTAATAAAGGAATGGCTCGTTTATCTTCAAATAGAGAAAAAAAGAAATACTTTAAAATTGTAGAGGACTATCTTAATAATGAGTTTGAAGGCAAACTGAAGAAGTTATCTCGTAAACAAGGTCAAATATTAGTCAAGCTAATTCACAGACAAACAGGAACTACGACATTTGAGCTGGTAAAAACTTTAAAAAGTGGATGGAAAGCCTTTTGGGCAAACACAACGGCCAATGTTTTTGATATTAGTCTAAAAACTGAATACGCTCCGTATGAAGTTAATGAAGACTATTTAATAGAAACTATTCTACTACGTGCCTTTGAATCAGGTAGACTGCAATATCAAGCACCAGCTCATCCAGTAGATTATAATGATCTTAGCGAACGTTGGCAAGAAAAAGCGAAAGAATTGAAGCAGAAAAAATAA